In one window of Ptiloglossa arizonensis isolate GNS036 chromosome 5, iyPtiAriz1_principal, whole genome shotgun sequence DNA:
- the Fs(2)ket gene encoding importin subunit beta Fs(2)Ket isoform X1, whose amino-acid sequence MQMDPTTVQLIQVLEKTVSSDKNELEAAQNFLEQAAQTNLHEFMQRLSCVLGTTAASSVARMAAGLQFKNQLTSKNVQLKYQYQQRWLAIPAEIREYIKKNILGALGTEINRPSSAAQCVAYVAVAELPVGQWSDIIQLLVNNVANPNNTEIMQEATLETIGYICQEIESDILIPQSNRILTAIIHGMNTSITSNHVRLAATSALYNSLEFTKGNFEIESERNFIMEVVCEATQSLNTQVKVAALQCLVKIMSLYYQYMEPYMAPALFPITLEAMKSDIDEVALQGIEFWSNVSDEELDLTLEEVDVLDSGPPVKVSRHYAKGALQFLVPVLMKKLTKQEEFDDEDDWNPSKAAGVCLMLLSSCCEDAIVPFVLPFVKFNIKSSDWRFRDAALMAFGSILNGLEPSTVKPLVEQAMPTLIELMYDSSVAVRDTAAWTFGRICEIIPGAAINEMYLKPLLEALINGLKAEPRVAANVCWAFTVLAEASYETAEAAEPGKQPETYCMSQYFDYIIQRLLETTDRPDGAQANLRSAAYEALMEMVKNSPRDCYVTVQKTTMVILDRLQQVLQMETHIQTHSDRAQYNDLQSLLCATLQSVLRKVTPEDAPQISDVIMTALLSMFNSNSCKAGGVQEDALLAVSTLVEVLGEGFLKYMDAFKPYLCLGLKNHAEYQVCCSTVGLTGDICRALKSKMLPYCDEIMMLLLENLGNNTVHRSVKPQIFSVFGDIALSIGPEFKKYLDVVLQTLAQASQANVDRNDYDMIDYLNELREGVLEAYTGIVQGLRGDESNPCPDTAVALVEPHVPFIIQFITTVAQDREHSEGNISASVGLLGDLITVFGAKLLPMVETEPLTELLNKAKRSHTQKTKTLAIWATKEIRKLKTVTNSTSSWYRRGFGSLDVAEVHENGAPG is encoded by the exons ATGCAAATGGATCCAACGACGGTGCAACTGATTCAAGTCCTCGAGAAGACCGTCTCGTCAG ACAAAAATGAACTGGAGGCGGCTCAAAATTTTTTGGAACAAGCTGCACAAACTAATCTC CATGAATTCATGCAACGCCTCAGCTGCGTGCTGGGCACTACCGCTGCGAGTTCAGTTGCCCGCATGGCTGCGGGTCTTCAATTTAAAAATCAACTTACGTCCAAAAACGTTCAGCTGAAGTACCAATATCAGCAACGCTGGCTCGCGATTCCTGCAGAAATTAGGGAATATATCAAGAAGAAT ATTTTGGGCGCGCTAGGAACAGAGATCAATAGGCCAAGTTCCGCGGCGCAATGCGTCGCGTACGTTGCGGTTGCTGAATTACCCGTTGGTCAATGGAGCGATATTATTCAGCTACTAGTCAATAATGTTGCGAATCCCAACAACACGGAAATAATGCAAGAAGCGACGCTAGAAACCATCGGTTACATTTGTCAAGAAATAGAGAGCGATATCTTAATACCGCAATCTAATCGAATTCTCACCGCAATTATTCACGGCATGAACACTTCTATTACTTCGAATCATGTTCGCCTCGCAGCTACGAGCGCGCTCTACAACTCGTTAGAATTTACCAAAGGAAATTTCGAGATAGAG TCGGAGAGAAACTTCATCATGGAAGTGGTTTGCGAAGCCACGCAGTCTTTAAACACTCAAGTTAAGGTAGCTGCGTTACAGTGTCTTGTAAAAATTATGTCTTTGTACTACCAATACATGGAGCCCTACATGGCTCCCGCGCTCTTTCCTATAACCCTGGAAGCCATGAAATCGGATATCGATGAAGTTGCACTGCAAGGAATTGAGTTCTGGTCGAACGTATCGGACGAAGAACTAGATTTGACCTTGGAGGAAGTGGACGTTTTAGATAGTGGACCACCGGTAAAAGTATCGAGGCATTACGCGAAGGGGGCTTTGCAGTTCCTGGTGCCCGTACTGATGAAGAAACTCACTAAACAAGAAGAATTCGATGACGAAGATGATTGGAATCCTTCGAAAGCAGCCGGAGTGTGTTTGATGTTACTGTCCTCTTGCTGCGAGGACGCCATTGTTCCATTTGTTCTTCCATTCGTCAAGTTCAACATAAAGAGTTCGGACTGGAGGTTCAGAGATGCTGCTTTAATGGCTTTTGGATCGATTCTTAACGGTTTGGAGCCTAGCACCGTGAAACCGTTGGTGGAACAAGCTATGCCAACGCTCATCGAATTGATGTACGACAGTAGCGTTGCCGTCAGAGATACAGCTGCATGGACGTTCGGTCGAATTTGTGAAATCATACCAGGGGCAGCGATCAACGAAATGTATTTGAAACCATTGTTAGAAGCATTGATAAACGGTTTAAAGGCAGAGCCTCGCGTCGCGGCGAATGTTTGTTGGGCGTTTACCGTACTTGCGGAAGCTAGCTACGAAACTGCGGAAGCTGCTGAACCAGGAAAGCAGCCAGAGACGTATTGTATGTCTCAATATTTTGATTACATCATTCAGAGATTGTTGGAAACAACGGATCGTCCAGACGGCGCTCAGGCTAATTTAAGGTCAGCCGCCTACGAAGCTTTGATGGAAATGGTCAAGAACTCACCGCGCGATTGTTACGTAACCGTACAGAAAACGACAATGGTGATCTTGGACAGGTTGCAGCAGGTACTGCAAATGGAAACACATATCCAAACTCACTCCGATCGAGCTCAATACAACGATCTGCAGTCGTTGCTGTGTGCTACTTTACAATCTGTATTGCGCAAAGTTACTCCGGAGGATGCTCCGCAAATATCGGACGTGATAATGACGGCGTTGTTATCCATGTTCAACTCGAATTCTTGCAAAGCCGGGGGTGTACAGGAGGATGCACTTCTGGCCGTTTCGACACTGGTCGAGGTGTTAGGGGAAGGTTTTCTCAAGTACATGGACGCGTTTAAACCGTACCTCTGCCTCGGTTTGAAGAATCACGCCGAATATCAAGTCTGTTGCTCCACCGTGGGTTTGACCGGCGACATTTGCCGTGCTTTGAAGAGCAAAATGCTACCGTACTGCGACGAGATCATGATGCTCTTACTCGAGAACCTTGGAAACAACACGGTTCATCGTTCCGTGAAGCCCcaaattttctccgtttttgGTGACATCGCTCTCAGCATCGGGCCCGAATTCAAAAAATATTTGGACGTGGTGTTGCAGACCTTGGCACAGGCTTCTCAAGCGAACGTCGACAGGAACGATTACGACATGATCGATTACCTGAACGAGCTCCGCGAGGGTGTTCTCGAAGCTTACACCGGTATAGTGCAAGGTCTTCGCGGTGACGAATCGAATCCTTGTCCAGATACTGCGGTTGCTCTCGTCGAGCCACACGTGCCCTTCATTATTCAGTTTATCACGACTGTAGCTCAGGATCGTGAACACTCCGAAGGGAACATATCGGCCTCGGTGGGCTTGCTCGGTGATTTAATCACTGTCTTCGGAGCAAAACTGTTGCCAATGGTAGAGACTGAACCGCTCACCGAGCTATTGAACAAGGCCAAACGATCGCACACCCAGAAGACCAAGACATTGGCAATTTGGGCAACCAAAGAGATTCGAAAGCTCAAGACTGTTACTAACTCCACGTCCAGTTG
- the Fs(2)ket gene encoding importin subunit beta Fs(2)Ket isoform X2 yields the protein MQMDPTTVQLIQVLEKTVSSDKNELEAAQNFLEQAAQTNLHEFMQRLSCVLGTTAASSVARMAAGLQFKNQLTSKNVQLKYQYQQRWLAIPAEIREYIKKNILGALGTEINRPSSAAQCVAYVAVAELPVGQWSDIIQLLVNNVANPNNTEIMQEATLETIGYICQEIESDILIPQSNRILTAIIHGMNTSITSNHVRLAATSALYNSLEFTKGNFEIESERNFIMEVVCEATQSLNTQVKVAALQCLVKIMSLYYQYMEPYMAPALFPITLEAMKSDIDEVALQGIEFWSNVSDEELDLTLEEVDVLDSGPPVKVSRHYAKGALQFLVPVLMKKLTKQEEFDDEDDWNPSKAAGVCLMLLSSCCEDAIVPFVLPFVKFNIKSSDWRFRDAALMAFGSILNGLEPSTVKPLVEQAMPTLIELMYDSSVAVRDTAAWTFGRICEIIPGAAINEMYLKPLLEALINGLKAEPRVAANVCWAFTVLAEASYETAEAAEPGKQPETYCMSQYFDYIIQRLLETTDRPDGAQANLRSAAYEALMEMVKNSPRDCYVTVQKTTMVILDRLQQVLQMETHIQTHSDRAQYNDLQSLLCATLQSVLRKVTPEDAPQISDVIMTALLSMFNSNSCKAGGVQEDALLAVSTLVEVLGEGFLKYMDAFKPYLCLGLKNHAEYQVCCSTVGLTGDICRALKSKMLPYCDEIMMLLLENLGNNTVHRSVKPQIFSVFGDIALSIGPEFKKYLDVVLQTLAQASQANVDRNDYDMIDYLNELREGVLEAYTGIVQGLRGDESNPCPDTAVALVEPHVPFIIQFITTVAQDREHSEGNISASVGLLGDLITVFGAKLLPMVETEPLTELLNKAKRSHTQKTKTLAIWATKEIRKLKTVTNSTSSW from the exons ATGCAAATGGATCCAACGACGGTGCAACTGATTCAAGTCCTCGAGAAGACCGTCTCGTCAG ACAAAAATGAACTGGAGGCGGCTCAAAATTTTTTGGAACAAGCTGCACAAACTAATCTC CATGAATTCATGCAACGCCTCAGCTGCGTGCTGGGCACTACCGCTGCGAGTTCAGTTGCCCGCATGGCTGCGGGTCTTCAATTTAAAAATCAACTTACGTCCAAAAACGTTCAGCTGAAGTACCAATATCAGCAACGCTGGCTCGCGATTCCTGCAGAAATTAGGGAATATATCAAGAAGAAT ATTTTGGGCGCGCTAGGAACAGAGATCAATAGGCCAAGTTCCGCGGCGCAATGCGTCGCGTACGTTGCGGTTGCTGAATTACCCGTTGGTCAATGGAGCGATATTATTCAGCTACTAGTCAATAATGTTGCGAATCCCAACAACACGGAAATAATGCAAGAAGCGACGCTAGAAACCATCGGTTACATTTGTCAAGAAATAGAGAGCGATATCTTAATACCGCAATCTAATCGAATTCTCACCGCAATTATTCACGGCATGAACACTTCTATTACTTCGAATCATGTTCGCCTCGCAGCTACGAGCGCGCTCTACAACTCGTTAGAATTTACCAAAGGAAATTTCGAGATAGAG TCGGAGAGAAACTTCATCATGGAAGTGGTTTGCGAAGCCACGCAGTCTTTAAACACTCAAGTTAAGGTAGCTGCGTTACAGTGTCTTGTAAAAATTATGTCTTTGTACTACCAATACATGGAGCCCTACATGGCTCCCGCGCTCTTTCCTATAACCCTGGAAGCCATGAAATCGGATATCGATGAAGTTGCACTGCAAGGAATTGAGTTCTGGTCGAACGTATCGGACGAAGAACTAGATTTGACCTTGGAGGAAGTGGACGTTTTAGATAGTGGACCACCGGTAAAAGTATCGAGGCATTACGCGAAGGGGGCTTTGCAGTTCCTGGTGCCCGTACTGATGAAGAAACTCACTAAACAAGAAGAATTCGATGACGAAGATGATTGGAATCCTTCGAAAGCAGCCGGAGTGTGTTTGATGTTACTGTCCTCTTGCTGCGAGGACGCCATTGTTCCATTTGTTCTTCCATTCGTCAAGTTCAACATAAAGAGTTCGGACTGGAGGTTCAGAGATGCTGCTTTAATGGCTTTTGGATCGATTCTTAACGGTTTGGAGCCTAGCACCGTGAAACCGTTGGTGGAACAAGCTATGCCAACGCTCATCGAATTGATGTACGACAGTAGCGTTGCCGTCAGAGATACAGCTGCATGGACGTTCGGTCGAATTTGTGAAATCATACCAGGGGCAGCGATCAACGAAATGTATTTGAAACCATTGTTAGAAGCATTGATAAACGGTTTAAAGGCAGAGCCTCGCGTCGCGGCGAATGTTTGTTGGGCGTTTACCGTACTTGCGGAAGCTAGCTACGAAACTGCGGAAGCTGCTGAACCAGGAAAGCAGCCAGAGACGTATTGTATGTCTCAATATTTTGATTACATCATTCAGAGATTGTTGGAAACAACGGATCGTCCAGACGGCGCTCAGGCTAATTTAAGGTCAGCCGCCTACGAAGCTTTGATGGAAATGGTCAAGAACTCACCGCGCGATTGTTACGTAACCGTACAGAAAACGACAATGGTGATCTTGGACAGGTTGCAGCAGGTACTGCAAATGGAAACACATATCCAAACTCACTCCGATCGAGCTCAATACAACGATCTGCAGTCGTTGCTGTGTGCTACTTTACAATCTGTATTGCGCAAAGTTACTCCGGAGGATGCTCCGCAAATATCGGACGTGATAATGACGGCGTTGTTATCCATGTTCAACTCGAATTCTTGCAAAGCCGGGGGTGTACAGGAGGATGCACTTCTGGCCGTTTCGACACTGGTCGAGGTGTTAGGGGAAGGTTTTCTCAAGTACATGGACGCGTTTAAACCGTACCTCTGCCTCGGTTTGAAGAATCACGCCGAATATCAAGTCTGTTGCTCCACCGTGGGTTTGACCGGCGACATTTGCCGTGCTTTGAAGAGCAAAATGCTACCGTACTGCGACGAGATCATGATGCTCTTACTCGAGAACCTTGGAAACAACACGGTTCATCGTTCCGTGAAGCCCcaaattttctccgtttttgGTGACATCGCTCTCAGCATCGGGCCCGAATTCAAAAAATATTTGGACGTGGTGTTGCAGACCTTGGCACAGGCTTCTCAAGCGAACGTCGACAGGAACGATTACGACATGATCGATTACCTGAACGAGCTCCGCGAGGGTGTTCTCGAAGCTTACACCGGTATAGTGCAAGGTCTTCGCGGTGACGAATCGAATCCTTGTCCAGATACTGCGGTTGCTCTCGTCGAGCCACACGTGCCCTTCATTATTCAGTTTATCACGACTGTAGCTCAGGATCGTGAACACTCCGAAGGGAACATATCGGCCTCGGTGGGCTTGCTCGGTGATTTAATCACTGTCTTCGGAGCAAAACTGTTGCCAATGGTAGAGACTGAACCGCTCACCGAGCTATTGAACAAGGCCAAACGATCGCACACCCAGAAGACCAAGACATTGGCAATTTGGGCAACCAAAGAGATTCGAAAGCTCAAGACTGTTACTAACTCCACGTCCAGTTGGTGA
- the Fs(2)ket gene encoding importin subunit beta Fs(2)Ket isoform X3 — protein MQMDPTTVQLIQVLEKTVSSDKNELEAAQNFLEQAAQTNLHEFMQRLSCVLGTTAASSVARMAAGLQFKNQLTSKNVQLKYQYQQRWLAIPAEIREYIKKNILGALGTEINRPSSAAQCVAYVAVAELPVGQWSDIIQLLVNNVANPNNTEIMQEATLETIGYICQEIESDILIPQSNRILTAIIHGMNTSITSNHVRLAATSALYNSLEFTKGNFEIESERNFIMEVVCEATQSLNTQVKVAALQCLVKIMSLYYQYMEPYMAPALFPITLEAMKSDIDEVALQGIEFWSNVSDEELDLTLEEVDVLDSGPPVKVSRHYAKGALQFLVPVLMKKLTKQEEFDDEDDWNPSKAAGVCLMLLSSCCEDAIVPFVLPFVKFNIKSSDWRFRDAALMAFGSILNGLEPSTVKPLVEQAMPTLIELMYDSSVAVRDTAAWTFGRICEIIPGAAINEMYLKPLLEALINGLKAEPRVAANVCWAFTVLAEASYETAEAAEPGKQPETYCMSQYFDYIIQRLLETTDRPDGAQANLRSAAYEALMEMVKNSPRDCYVTVQKTTMVILDRLQQVLQMETHIQTHSDRAQYNDLQSLLCATLQSVLRKVTPEDAPQISDVIMTALLSMFNSNSCKAGGVQEDALLAVSTLVEVLGEGFLKYMDAFKPYLCLGLKNHAEYQVCCSTVGLTGDICRALKSKMLPYCDEIMMLLLENLGNNTVHRSVKPQIFSVFGDIALSIGPEFKKYLDVVLQTLAQASQANVDRNDYDMIDYLNELREGVLEAYTGIVQGLRGDESNPCPDTAVALVEPHVPFIIQFITTVAQDREHSEGNISASVGLLGDLITVFGAKLLPMVETEPLTELLNKAKRSHTQKTKTLAIWATKEIRKLKTVTNSTSS, from the exons ATGCAAATGGATCCAACGACGGTGCAACTGATTCAAGTCCTCGAGAAGACCGTCTCGTCAG ACAAAAATGAACTGGAGGCGGCTCAAAATTTTTTGGAACAAGCTGCACAAACTAATCTC CATGAATTCATGCAACGCCTCAGCTGCGTGCTGGGCACTACCGCTGCGAGTTCAGTTGCCCGCATGGCTGCGGGTCTTCAATTTAAAAATCAACTTACGTCCAAAAACGTTCAGCTGAAGTACCAATATCAGCAACGCTGGCTCGCGATTCCTGCAGAAATTAGGGAATATATCAAGAAGAAT ATTTTGGGCGCGCTAGGAACAGAGATCAATAGGCCAAGTTCCGCGGCGCAATGCGTCGCGTACGTTGCGGTTGCTGAATTACCCGTTGGTCAATGGAGCGATATTATTCAGCTACTAGTCAATAATGTTGCGAATCCCAACAACACGGAAATAATGCAAGAAGCGACGCTAGAAACCATCGGTTACATTTGTCAAGAAATAGAGAGCGATATCTTAATACCGCAATCTAATCGAATTCTCACCGCAATTATTCACGGCATGAACACTTCTATTACTTCGAATCATGTTCGCCTCGCAGCTACGAGCGCGCTCTACAACTCGTTAGAATTTACCAAAGGAAATTTCGAGATAGAG TCGGAGAGAAACTTCATCATGGAAGTGGTTTGCGAAGCCACGCAGTCTTTAAACACTCAAGTTAAGGTAGCTGCGTTACAGTGTCTTGTAAAAATTATGTCTTTGTACTACCAATACATGGAGCCCTACATGGCTCCCGCGCTCTTTCCTATAACCCTGGAAGCCATGAAATCGGATATCGATGAAGTTGCACTGCAAGGAATTGAGTTCTGGTCGAACGTATCGGACGAAGAACTAGATTTGACCTTGGAGGAAGTGGACGTTTTAGATAGTGGACCACCGGTAAAAGTATCGAGGCATTACGCGAAGGGGGCTTTGCAGTTCCTGGTGCCCGTACTGATGAAGAAACTCACTAAACAAGAAGAATTCGATGACGAAGATGATTGGAATCCTTCGAAAGCAGCCGGAGTGTGTTTGATGTTACTGTCCTCTTGCTGCGAGGACGCCATTGTTCCATTTGTTCTTCCATTCGTCAAGTTCAACATAAAGAGTTCGGACTGGAGGTTCAGAGATGCTGCTTTAATGGCTTTTGGATCGATTCTTAACGGTTTGGAGCCTAGCACCGTGAAACCGTTGGTGGAACAAGCTATGCCAACGCTCATCGAATTGATGTACGACAGTAGCGTTGCCGTCAGAGATACAGCTGCATGGACGTTCGGTCGAATTTGTGAAATCATACCAGGGGCAGCGATCAACGAAATGTATTTGAAACCATTGTTAGAAGCATTGATAAACGGTTTAAAGGCAGAGCCTCGCGTCGCGGCGAATGTTTGTTGGGCGTTTACCGTACTTGCGGAAGCTAGCTACGAAACTGCGGAAGCTGCTGAACCAGGAAAGCAGCCAGAGACGTATTGTATGTCTCAATATTTTGATTACATCATTCAGAGATTGTTGGAAACAACGGATCGTCCAGACGGCGCTCAGGCTAATTTAAGGTCAGCCGCCTACGAAGCTTTGATGGAAATGGTCAAGAACTCACCGCGCGATTGTTACGTAACCGTACAGAAAACGACAATGGTGATCTTGGACAGGTTGCAGCAGGTACTGCAAATGGAAACACATATCCAAACTCACTCCGATCGAGCTCAATACAACGATCTGCAGTCGTTGCTGTGTGCTACTTTACAATCTGTATTGCGCAAAGTTACTCCGGAGGATGCTCCGCAAATATCGGACGTGATAATGACGGCGTTGTTATCCATGTTCAACTCGAATTCTTGCAAAGCCGGGGGTGTACAGGAGGATGCACTTCTGGCCGTTTCGACACTGGTCGAGGTGTTAGGGGAAGGTTTTCTCAAGTACATGGACGCGTTTAAACCGTACCTCTGCCTCGGTTTGAAGAATCACGCCGAATATCAAGTCTGTTGCTCCACCGTGGGTTTGACCGGCGACATTTGCCGTGCTTTGAAGAGCAAAATGCTACCGTACTGCGACGAGATCATGATGCTCTTACTCGAGAACCTTGGAAACAACACGGTTCATCGTTCCGTGAAGCCCcaaattttctccgtttttgGTGACATCGCTCTCAGCATCGGGCCCGAATTCAAAAAATATTTGGACGTGGTGTTGCAGACCTTGGCACAGGCTTCTCAAGCGAACGTCGACAGGAACGATTACGACATGATCGATTACCTGAACGAGCTCCGCGAGGGTGTTCTCGAAGCTTACACCGGTATAGTGCAAGGTCTTCGCGGTGACGAATCGAATCCTTGTCCAGATACTGCGGTTGCTCTCGTCGAGCCACACGTGCCCTTCATTATTCAGTTTATCACGACTGTAGCTCAGGATCGTGAACACTCCGAAGGGAACATATCGGCCTCGGTGGGCTTGCTCGGTGATTTAATCACTGTCTTCGGAGCAAAACTGTTGCCAATGGTAGAGACTGAACCGCTCACCGAGCTATTGAACAAGGCCAAACGATCGCACACCCAGAAGACCAAGACATTGGCAATTTGGGCAACCAAAGAGATTCGAAAGCTCAAGACTGTTACTAACTCCACGTCCAGTTG A